The genomic region GGAGGAACTGCTGCGCATCGGACAGGGCCACGTCAGCCGGATTCTGCTCGACAACTTCCGCCCCACCGAGCTGGAGGAAATGGTCGAACTCATCGACGGGCGGCTGGTGACGGAAGCCTCGGGGGGCATCAACGAACATAACCTGCGCGAATACGCCGTCACGGGGGTGGATTACATTTCGTCCGGCGCGCTGACGCACCAGGTCAAGAGTCTGGATTTAAGTTTGAAAGCGTATTGATTTTTAACCACAGAGTTGCACGGAGTTTTGGCACCGCAGCGGCGGGCCGCAGAGGATCACAGAGTTTAATTAAAAATAAAAACTCCGTGCAACTCTGCGTCACAACTCCGCGCAACTCTGTGGTTGGTTTAAGATTTTTTGCCACCATTTTTTGTTACTAAAACATGGCAACAATTCCTATCAGTTTAGAAGACGAAGTGCGGCAGATCGGCTACGTCAGCCGCTCGACGCCGAAAGATAAACAAGTGTTGATGGACGAAATCCTGCGGATGAAAGAAGAGAAGAACGCCGTGATCCTCGCCCACTATTACGTCGATGGCGACATCCAGGACCTGGCCGACTACATCGGCGACAGCCTGGGCCTCTCGCAGCAGGCCGCCGCGACCGACGCCGACATGATCGTGTTCTGCGGCGTGCACTTCATGGGTGAAACGGCCAAGATCCTTTCGCCCGAAAAGAAAGTCGTCATCCCGGATACGAACGCGGGCTGCTCGCTGGCCGATTCGGCTCCGGCGGACCAGTTTGCGGCCTTCAAGGCGAAGTACCCGGACCACATGGTGCTGTCGTACATCAACTGCTCGGCGGAAATCAAGGCGCTGTCGGACATCATCGTGACCTCGTCCAACGCGCTAAAAATTGTGGAAAGCCTGCCTGCCGAGCAGAAGATCATCTTCGCCCCGGATGCGAACCTCGGCCGGTTCATCATCAACAAGACGGGCCGCGACATGGTGCTCTGGGACGGGGCCTGCATCGTGCACATCGACATTTCGCAGGAGAAACTGACGGCCCTGCGGCAGAAATACCCGGAAGCCAAATTCATTGCCCACCCCGAATGCCAGGAACATATCCTGAGCCAGGCGGACTATGTCGGCTCCACGACGGCCCTGCTGAAATACGTGGTCGATCAGCCGGACGAAGTATTCATCGTCGGGACGGAAGCCGGCATTCTCCACAAGATGCGGCAGGCCGTTCCGCATAAGAAGATCATTCCGGCCCCGGCCTCGGAGAACAACACCTGCGCCTGCTCGGAATGCCCGTACATGAAGATGAATACGCTCGAAAAGCTGTATAATTGCCTGTACTACGAGCTGCCGGAAATTCAGGTGCCCGAGGACGTGCGGCTGAAGGCTGAGGCCTCGGTGCTCCGGATGCTGGAGTTGAGTAAGTAATAAATCAGAAATGGGCATGGAATTGACCGTTCAGATTGGCTTTGAACAACTGGTGCGAGCCGTGAAGCAACTCTCCGCCGAAGAAAAGCGTACGCTGCAAAGCGTTTTGCAGGAAGAAACTGCTCTTGTTCGGCCATCAAAAGAGCGGCAGTTTGGCACCATGAAAGGTCTGGTGGTTTATATGGCCGATGATTTGACGCCCCACTGGATGACTTCAACGAGTACATGTAGCGCATGAATTATCTGTTGGACACCCACGTACTGCTCTGGCTATTAAACGATGAAACGCAGATTCCCGACGCGACTCTTCATGCCTTAAAGCAGCCGGAGAATGCGTTGTTTTTCAGCATTGTCAGTTTGTGGGAGATCGCCATCAAAAAAAGCCTGGGCAAACTTTCCCTGACCCATTCCGTACAGGATGTGGAAAGAGAGTTGCTCAGGCTTTCTATTGTTGCAATACCCATCCAGGGAAATCACATTTCGTATCTTGAAACCTTACCTTTTCACCACCGGAACCCGTTCGACAGAATGTTGATTGCGCAGGCTATGACTGAGAATCTGACCCTCGTAAGCAAAGATTCCGTTTTTCCGACGTATGCCGCGCCGGTTCAGTGGTTTTAAATGACTACCAGGTAGTATGCCCCATAATTACGATTTCCTCGTCATCGGCTCCGGCATCGCGGGCCTGACGTACGCCACCAAACTGGCGATTCATTTTGAACAGGAACAAAAGCCGGTCCGGATTGCGGTCATTACCAAAGTGGTGGCTGACGAGACGAATACGAAGTACGCCCAGGGCGGCATTGCGGCCGTCTGGTCGGAAGACGATTCCTTCGAAAAACACATCGAGGACACCATGATCGCCGGGGATTTCCTCAGCAACCGGAAAATCGTGGAAATCGTCGTCCGCGAGGCCCCCGACCGCATCCGGGAGCTCATCGACTACGGCACCCGCTTCGACCGGGAGGAAGACGGCGATTATGACCTGGCCCGCGAAGGCGGCCACTCCGACCACCGGATTCTGCACTTCAAAGACATTACCGGGGCCGAAATCGAGCGCGCACTGCTCGAAAAAGCGCAGTCGCTGAAGTCCATCGAAGTTTTTACCCATTATTACGCCGTTGACCTCATTACCCGGCACCACCTCGGCGAGACGGTTCACCGCTACGACCCCGACAACCAGTGCTTCGGTGCCTACGTCCTCGATACCCAGACGGGCCGGGTAGAGCGTTTTCTGGCCCGGACAACCCTGCTGGCAACGGGCGGCATCGGCAATATTTACCAGAGCACGACCAACCCGACCATTGCCACCGGCGACGGCATTGCGATGGCTTACCGCGCCAAAGCCATCTGCGGCGATATGGAGTTCATCCAGTTTCACCCCACGGCGCTGTACGAACCGGGGAAGAAACCCAACTTTCTGATCTCGGAGGCCGTCCGCGGCTTCGGCGGGATTCTGCGCAACAAACGGGGCGAGACGTTCATGGAACAGTACGACCCCCGGCTTTCGCTGGCTCCCCGCGACGTGGTGGCCCGGGCCATCGACTCCGAGATGAAAAAGTCCGGCGACCAGCACGTGTATCTGGACGTGACGCACTGCGACTACGAGCGCTTTGTCGAACATTTCCCGACCATTACGGCCTACTGCCACGATAACCTCGGCATCGATGTCCGGAAAGATTTTATTCCCGTGGTGCCAGCCCAGCATTACATGTGCGGAGGTGTGCGGGTCAACGAGTGGGGACAGACCAACATCCACTACCTTTACGCCGCCGGGGAATGTTCCTGCACGGGTCTGCACGGTGCCAACCGGCTGGCGTCCAACTCCCTGCTGGAAGCGGTCGTTTTCGGGCACCGGGCTTTTCTGAAAACCATCGAAGAACTGCCCGAAACGGTGGTGCCGAACGACATTCCGGAATGGAACGATGCCGGAACGACCCACCAGGAAGAACTGATTCTGGTCACCGAAATGCAGCGCGAACTGGAATCGATCATGTCCAACTACGTCGGAATCGTCCGGTCGAACCGCCGGATGAAGCGGGCGATGGACCGTCTGGAGCTGATTTATCTGGAACACGAGGAGTTGTACCGCCAGTCGAAAGTGTCGGTCCGCATCTGCGAACTGCGAAATATGATCGAAGTTGCCTACCTTATAATAAAAGGAGCCATGTCAAGACGGGAGAATCGTGGACTTCATTTTAATCTTGACAATATTAGGGGCCAGAAGTAAACCGCTGGCCTGATTCTCTTCGTCCTACCCACCAAACTCTGTACTTCCGTGAATAACCTGGTAACTGTAGTCGACAGTCGTCCCAAGGCGGCGGAACGACCGGAACGGATTATCCTATTTACATACTACCTGCCGGGTGCTTTTCTGCTTGCTTTCTGCCTCGCCTACCTCTACGAGGCCTACACGTTTGCCGTCGACTTTCCGTTCATGGACGACACGAGTCTGCTGCGGCTCATCTACGAAATCCGGAAAGCGGACGCTCCGGCTCAGGTGCTTCACTCTTTTTTTGTTTCCGACAACGACCACCGGATTGTCATTCCCCGCCTGGTCGCCTTTGTCGATTACCTGCTCAACGGGCGGCTGCATTTCAAAGCCTACATCGTTCTCGCCAACGGGAACGTGCTGCTGATTCTGCTGCTGCTTTACAAACGATTCAAGGCCCTTTCGCTGCCGCTCTTTTATTTCCTTCCGGTTCCGCTTCTGCTTTTACAATTCCAATATCACGAGGTCAATAACTGGGCGCTGACGGGGCTGCAGCATACTTCCCTCTGCCTGTTCGCTTTGCTGATCTCGGGCATTCTGTATTCAACGGAAAGCACGGCGGGCTTTGTCCTTGCGCTGCTGCTGGCCGTTGCGTCCACGTTTACGCATGGCAACGGCATTACCACTTTTGGCATTGGGCTGTATCTGCTTGCCTCCCGGCGGAAATTTCAGTGGTTCGGCTATTGGCTGCTGGCCCTGCTGCTCTGCCTGCTGGGCTATCTCTGGGGGTACAGCTTCAGTGGGGAGGCATCGAGTCCGCGCCGGGCGCTTTCGGTCTTCAGCCTTTTCTTCGGTCTGATCGGGGCCAATTTTACGATTGTCAGCGATTCGTCTTCGGTCGCTTCCATCGCCTGGGGCCTGCTCCTGTTTCTCGGTGTTACCCCGTTCATCCTGCTCAACTTTTACCGGAGTCTGGCCGGGGAGAAAAAACCGCTTTCGGCCACTTCCGTCATCTTTGCCGATTTCACGTTTCTGTTCCTGACGGTTTCCATGATTGCCTTTTTCCGGGCCCAGGAGACAGTCATTGTTCCCAACCGGTTCAAGCTGTATGCCGCCGTCTGCTCCGCGCTGGCCTACCTTCTGATTCTGCGGATAACGGCACGGTCGTACAGAAACTACGTGTACGCCGGGCTGCTGTGTCTATGCGTTTTTTTCAATGGGCTGTGCTTCCTTCATTACACGCGGGCCATTCTGCTGAAACGAAGCCAGTACGTGGCCGACACCTACAACTGGAAACACCATTTCCACATGGTCAGTATCCCGTTCCAGTTCAATGCGAATGCCCAGTACTACCTGCGTCCGGCCTATCAGGAAGGATACTGGCACCTGCCCGATTACCTACCGGGGGCCGACCAGAGTCTGAAAAGGGCCAAACTCCTTCCGGTAAGGCCCAAAACCTATACCATTCGGGAAGGCGAGCATGTTTACCGGATCATCGAAGCGCCGATCACCGAGTTTCGTCACCGCGCTTTAACCAACGAAGTCCTCTTTGCTCTGATTCACCAGAGTACCGGCAAAACGTACCTTACCGGTGGACTCCCGCAGCGGGCCGCCTACCGACGAATGCTGACGGAAGGCAGCGTTTATTCCGGCATTTATTCGGCGAAGTTTGCCACCAGCACCCTACCTCCTGGACGCTACCGGGTCGGGCTACTGTACGCCGAAACAGCCCGGTCGCGGCCGGAAGCGGTTCTTTTTGACGGGTTTATCAGCTGGTGATTTACCGGGTCAGCTTTGACTTCAGATAGCTCACGACCACATCCAGCCCTTTGCGGTAATGCTGGTTGTTCGGAATGACAATGTCCGCTTCGGCCTTGTAGGGCTTGATAAACTGCCGGTAGGTCGGCCGGACGTGGTTTTTCCACTGGTACAGAATGGTCGTCAGTTCGATGCCCCGCTCCGACTGGTCTCGGACGATGCGGCGTTCGAGCTTG from Tellurirhabdus rosea harbors:
- the nadA gene encoding quinolinate synthase NadA, whose product is MATIPISLEDEVRQIGYVSRSTPKDKQVLMDEILRMKEEKNAVILAHYYVDGDIQDLADYIGDSLGLSQQAAATDADMIVFCGVHFMGETAKILSPEKKVVIPDTNAGCSLADSAPADQFAAFKAKYPDHMVLSYINCSAEIKALSDIIVTSSNALKIVESLPAEQKIIFAPDANLGRFIINKTGRDMVLWDGACIVHIDISQEKLTALRQKYPEAKFIAHPECQEHILSQADYVGSTTALLKYVVDQPDEVFIVGTEAGILHKMRQAVPHKKIIPAPASENNTCACSECPYMKMNTLEKLYNCLYYELPEIQVPEDVRLKAEASVLRMLELSK
- a CDS encoding type II toxin-antitoxin system VapC family toxin is translated as MNYLLDTHVLLWLLNDETQIPDATLHALKQPENALFFSIVSLWEIAIKKSLGKLSLTHSVQDVERELLRLSIVAIPIQGNHISYLETLPFHHRNPFDRMLIAQAMTENLTLVSKDSVFPTYAAPVQWF
- the nadB gene encoding L-aspartate oxidase, producing the protein MPHNYDFLVIGSGIAGLTYATKLAIHFEQEQKPVRIAVITKVVADETNTKYAQGGIAAVWSEDDSFEKHIEDTMIAGDFLSNRKIVEIVVREAPDRIRELIDYGTRFDREEDGDYDLAREGGHSDHRILHFKDITGAEIERALLEKAQSLKSIEVFTHYYAVDLITRHHLGETVHRYDPDNQCFGAYVLDTQTGRVERFLARTTLLATGGIGNIYQSTTNPTIATGDGIAMAYRAKAICGDMEFIQFHPTALYEPGKKPNFLISEAVRGFGGILRNKRGETFMEQYDPRLSLAPRDVVARAIDSEMKKSGDQHVYLDVTHCDYERFVEHFPTITAYCHDNLGIDVRKDFIPVVPAQHYMCGGVRVNEWGQTNIHYLYAAGECSCTGLHGANRLASNSLLEAVVFGHRAFLKTIEELPETVVPNDIPEWNDAGTTHQEELILVTEMQRELESIMSNYVGIVRSNRRMKRAMDRLELIYLEHEELYRQSKVSVRICELRNMIEVAYLIIKGAMSRRENRGLHFNLDNIRGQK